Below is a window of Podospora pseudocomata strain CBS 415.72m chromosome 1 map unlocalized CBS415.72m_1.2, whole genome shotgun sequence DNA.
ACAGCTTCACCACTTTCTTAGTGACTGTATGTAGAAACTAAGGTAAGTTTCAACCCATAGCGGAGCCGTAGATAGCCAGCTTGTCCCGAGGCGCATCCGCACTCGCAACCAAGTCTCCATTCACTCAAGCGTCATCCATCCCTATCGCTTCTGCATTTCCGGGGCCGACCCTTTAGGTCCTCTTTTTCATTCTTGTGCATTCTCCTCTGCACGACACACACCATCATCTCAAAATGCTCTTTCAAAAAGTTCTTACTTCCACAGCCCGCATCGCAACCCGCTCTCATCAGTTCCGGTCACCTctcacctccttctcacgTCTCTCATCCACAATGGCTCCTAAGGTGAGTGTACCTCGGCTCGTATATCACTTCACCCTCTGACACATCCCAGCTTCGagacccctccctctttaAACAAAACGTCTGCTATGTCAACGGGGAATGGATCCCCGCCAAATCCGGCAAAACCTTTGAAGTCCACGACCCAGCCACAGAGCAACTAATCGGCACCTGCCCCGAATTCACCGCAGAGGACACCCGcctcgccatctcccacGCCGAAACCGCGTTCGAGTCCTTCCGGCACAAGACTGGCCGTGAGCGCTCCAAGCTCCTCCGCAAGTGGTACGACCTCGTCGTCGAAAACGCCGACGACCTCgccaccctcatcacctgGGAGAACGGCAAGCCTACGGCCGATGCCAAAGGCGAAGTAACCTACGCGGCCAATTTCTTTGAATGGTTCAGTGAGGAGGCCCCCCGTATTTACGGGGATACCATCCCTTCCTCCATCCCAGGAAACCgcgtcatcaccatcaaagaACCGGTTGGCGTTTGCGGGCTGATAACACCATGGAACTTCCCCGCGGCTATGATCACCCGTAAAATCGGCCCTGCTCTGGCAGTGGGTTGTTCAGTGGTAGTGAAAGCCCCCGGTGAGACCCCCTTCACCCCACTGGCCCTCGCCGAGCTCGCCCACCGCGCCGGTGTGCCCCCAGGAGTGGTAAACGTCGTCACGGCGAGCGAAAACACCCCCGAAGTCGGCAAGgaactcaccaccaaccctacCGTCCGCAAAATCTCCTTCACCGGCTCGACCCCGGTGGGCAAGCTGCTCATGAAGCAGTGTTCGACTACTCTCAAAAAACTCTCCCTCGAACTAGGGGGTAACGCCCCCTTTATCGTCTTTGACGACGCTGATGTTGACCTTGCGGTTGCGGGGGCGATTGCCTCTAAATTCCGCTCTTCAGGACAGACGTGTGTCTGCGCCAACCGGATCTTTGTTCAGAGGGGGGTGTATGACGAGTTTGCCACGAAATTCgccgccaaggtcaaggagttCAAGGTTGGTAACGGGTTCGAAAATGGCACCACGCATGGCCCCCTGATCCACCACAAGGCCATCTCCAAGGTGGAGGAACACGTCCGGGacgcggagaagaagggcgccAAGGTTTTGCTTGGAGGAAACAAACTCCCGGATTTGGGACCTAACTTTTACGAGCCGACGGTGATTTCGGGGATGAAGGTTGATATGGCCATGGCATCGGAGGAAACATTTGGGCCGGTGGCGGGGCTGTTTCCGTTTgacaccgaggaggaggtggtcagGATTGCAAACAACACCACTGTTGGGTTGGCGGGGTATTTCTTCTCGAGGGATCTGGAGAGGGTTCACCGGGTGGCGGAGCatttggaggttgggatggtgggggtgaaCACGGGGTTGATTTCTGATCCGGCGAGCCCGTTTGGAGGAGTGAAAGAGAgcgggtttgggagggaggggagttTGTATGGAATTGGGGAGTATCAAGTCACGAAGATGGTGACGtatggggggatggggaagaagtTGCAGTcgtgaggggggggagattATGAGATGTGAAAAGTTTTGAGCTTAGCCGGCGGGAGCAAAATGAGAATGTTGTCATGTTTACTTCCGATGTCATGATTGATTGTTCATGGCCTTTTTGTATTTTGAGCACTATCACTCATACCCTGACCTAGTTCTCTGTccctcaagatcaagaaagaAACGAACGGACACTGCCCAGTGTCTCCCTTCCACCCCAACCAGAGACAAGAAAGAATTAGAAATGTGATAAAAACGCTGTGTCGACGAcataaaaataaaaaaaaagagaggacTGCTTTTTCTCGCAGGGGTATTTTCCTCCTTTCCTCACATAAAAATATCATAcacttcccccttttccctcccctcaccgATACGTATCAACCCTCAAAGGCAACTTCCGATCCAGGGTATGGAAAGCCTGCGTCCTCGGCGTAAAAGGCGCGGGGTTATGCGtgaacccaccaccactgctaCTCCCCCCCGCAGCACCACTcatttgttgttgttgttgttgttgttgttgttgttgttgttgttgttgttgttgttgttgttgttgcaaCTGTTGTTGATAATGCCCATAataccccccacccccactccccccctcctcaggACTAACCGGCGTGGTCATCTCCACGCTTATCCCCTTGTCCTTTTGCGCCGAGTTATAGCCGtattcctcctcgtcgtcgctgtcgtccATCATGTCGAGCATTTTGTTGGGCCACATGGCCCAGATGGCGAAGCTAGTCTGGATGACGTATACCGCGCTATATATATCGCTGTTAGTTATTTGATTGTGATGAGGGGAAAGAATAGGGGGAGACAAACAGCATGTACACCGTCACGGCAAACGCCCCCTTGGACATTTGGCAGCTCTTGACGGCATTGTACGGGATGGCGAGGTCGCACGATTTGCGGATGTACCACGGTGTCCAGCTCGGGTATCTCGGGTCGGCGTAGTCTGGTCCGGCCTGTCCGTACACGCTGACGGCGTAGAGCGCGGTGAGGGAGACGCCGACTGCGGTGCCGATGATGGGGTAGAAAATCTTCATGATGGCGGCGATCAtcttggcgaggaggatgaagagggagacgatggtgatggccaCGTTGAAGGTTGTTAGTCTGGCATAGAGGTTAGCATGTGAAAGTATGATCCTGGGGCGGATGAAAGAAAGACATACGTTTGCGACCAGACAAACGGAATGGTCGGGAGCGGTCTATGGTTGGCATAGGCATACAGAATCATCGTCGGGCTCGAGTTGAGCTTGTAGTCGGAGCCGATGCGCCAGAAGAGCGTCCTCCAGGCATCCGGTTGCTGAACgccaaacaaaacaagaagaggaaTGATGCCAGCGAGCTCAGGAACCATGCCCCAATACAGAGGCCGCTTTGCTCGCCATGGGCGGTGGAGAATTCGGTAGCCCATTGTGAAtcgtcttggtgttgagactTTTTAACCCGGTGATATCGAGGCTCGGCGCCGTCGACTTGAATATATATATGTCGATGTCGTCCCACTTCCAAACAAAAAACCCAGCAAAATCGCCGGCTCGTGAGGCTATCTCACATCGATCTCCCGTCGCAATCGCAGTCGGTCCCCCGGTGAGACACACGCACTGCCCGCCAAAACCCACGTCTTCAATTGGTGATCGCAAAGAGTGTCGCAAAGGTCGCCTTAGGGTTCACAAATCGCACATCACGGGGGAGAGCAGAAATAAGAGGCGGGGAAAAGAGACAGGCGAACCGTGATTGTATATTAAAAGCTGCAATTCCCATCGCATTTTCGGGGTCTCTGGAAGCAACCAACCAGCCGTCCATCCCCCTCTCTTGTGTGTCCATGCCGTGCTGTGCTGCCGCCCAGACCAGAGGCGATAGCCTGAAAAGATGCAGCTGGTTGGTCAATCACAGCTTGACGATCCAATGAGAGACCCAAGCAAGCGTC
It encodes the following:
- the UGA2 gene encoding succinate semialdehyde dehydrogenase NADP+ linked (EggNog:ENOG503NVW2; COG:E), with protein sequence MLFQKVLTSTARIATRSHQFRSPLTSFSRLSSTMAPKLRDPSLFKQNVCYVNGEWIPAKSGKTFEVHDPATEQLIGTCPEFTAEDTRLAISHAETAFESFRHKTGRERSKLLRKWYDLVVENADDLATLITWENGKPTADAKGEVTYAANFFEWFSEEAPRIYGDTIPSSIPGNRVITIKEPVGVCGLITPWNFPAAMITRKIGPALAVGCSVVVKAPGETPFTPLALAELAHRAGVPPGVVNVVTASENTPEVGKELTTNPTVRKISFTGSTPVGKLLMKQCSTTLKKLSLELGGNAPFIVFDDADVDLAVAGAIASKFRSSGQTCVCANRIFVQRGVYDEFATKFAAKVKEFKVGNGFENGTTHGPLIHHKAISKVEEHVRDAEKKGAKVLLGGNKLPDLGPNFYEPTVISGMKVDMAMASEETFGPVAGLFPFDTEEEVVRIANNTTVGLAGYFFSRDLERVHRVAEHLEVGMVGVNTGLISDPASPFGGVKESGFGREGSLYGIGEYQVTKMVTYGGMGKKLQS
- a CDS encoding uncharacterized protein (EggNog:ENOG503P2G2), which encodes MGYRILHRPWRAKRPLYWGMVPELAGIIPLLVLFGVQQPDAWRTLFWRIGSDYKLNSSPTMILYAYANHRPLPTIPFVWSQTLTTFNVAITIVSLFILLAKMIAAIMKIFYPIIGTAVGVSLTALYAVSVYGQAGPDYADPRYPSWTPWYIRKSCDLAIPYNAVKSCQMSKGAFAVTVYMLAVYVIQTSFAIWAMWPNKMLDMMDDSDDEEEYGYNSAQKDKGISVEMTTPVSPEEGGSGGGGYYGHYQQQQQQQQQQQQMSGAAGGSSSGGGFTHNPAPFTPRTQAFHTLDRKLPLRVDTYR